Proteins from a genomic interval of Anaerolineae bacterium:
- a CDS encoding DUF2029 domain-containing protein, with the protein MSHSPKHSSQNYLSHSPPFDFFLILTLFFTSRLMMLMAFPPENLIFYGDYGHYFNLADLSRRGFYPFIHYWYEFPPIFPYLNLAVYTLAGQQLKNYILLLAFGLLLVEGGNLYLLYRLAFLLRGPARAIQIAWIYTALFVPVFFWLGNFDALTTFFILLALYSLLKYKDKALAAALGLGTMVKILPVILLAAVWRARGLKTALIYGVITLLIALIIFGPFALVNPAMTLASVRAQASKSSYETVWALFDGNYTTGNFGALSDHFEAAKATQPLGNPAGIPAWLTFIPFGLLGLYLLTRPRILTDINLDIVLFTTFTFIIFLLWSPGWSPQWQTFLISLLLLSFPERQAVLFIIALGFVNFLEWPIILSRGLAELLPVTILARTLIFVLLAYQLYRMLFLGGRATEAASVR; encoded by the coding sequence ATGTCCCATTCGCCAAAACATTCAAGCCAAAACTACTTATCTCATTCCCCCCCCTTTGATTTTTTCTTAATCCTCACCCTCTTCTTCACCAGCCGCCTGATGATGCTGATGGCGTTTCCCCCGGAAAACCTGATCTTCTACGGCGATTATGGTCATTATTTTAACCTGGCCGACTTGTCCCGGCGTGGATTTTACCCGTTTATTCATTATTGGTACGAATTCCCCCCTATTTTCCCCTACCTGAATCTTGCTGTTTATACCCTGGCCGGCCAGCAATTAAAAAATTACATTTTACTGCTGGCTTTTGGGTTACTCTTGGTTGAGGGCGGTAATCTTTATTTGCTCTATCGCCTGGCATTTCTGCTACGTGGCCCGGCGCGGGCTATCCAAATAGCCTGGATTTATACCGCCCTTTTTGTGCCCGTTTTTTTCTGGTTGGGTAATTTTGACGCGCTCACTACCTTTTTTATCCTGCTGGCGCTTTACAGCCTGCTGAAATATAAAGATAAGGCGTTAGCCGCAGCTCTGGGCCTGGGGACAATGGTCAAAATTTTACCGGTTATTTTGTTGGCCGCAGTGTGGCGAGCCAGAGGACTTAAAACAGCATTGATTTATGGCGTCATAACACTTCTCATTGCTTTGATTATCTTTGGCCCTTTTGCGCTGGTTAATCCGGCAATGACCCTGGCGTCGGTGCGAGCACAGGCCAGTAAATCATCTTATGAAACCGTTTGGGCCTTGTTTGATGGCAATTATACCACCGGCAATTTTGGCGCTTTATCCGACCACTTTGAAGCCGCCAAAGCAACTCAGCCACTGGGCAATCCGGCCGGTATTCCTGCTTGGCTCACCTTTATCCCGTTTGGTCTGTTGGGGTTGTACCTTCTCACTCGCCCCCGGATACTCACCGACATTAATTTGGATATTGTTCTTTTTACAACCTTCACCTTTATCATTTTTCTGCTCTGGTCGCCGGGCTGGAGTCCGCAGTGGCAGACTTTTTTGATTTCCTTGCTCCTGCTCTCCTTTCCTGAGAGACAGGCCGTGCTATTTATTATTGCGCTTGGTTTTGTTAATTTTTTGGAGTGGCCCATTATCCTGTCTCGCGGCCTGGCCGAATTATTGCCGGTAACCATTCTGGCGCGGACGCTTATTTTTGTATTGCTGGCCTATCAACTTTATCGCATGCTCTTCCTGGGGGGCAGGGCTACAGAGGCAGCTTCGGTACGGTGA
- a CDS encoding polyprenol monophosphomannose synthase — MDVCVIVPTYNEKENITDLVEQILALENLKARVIIVDDNSPDGTGQIAEGLAAQYGRVGVIHREGKLGLGTAYIAGFKQGLAEGADRLITMDADFSHSPAYLPGLVALADHFHITIGSRYIPQGGVRNWGWRRRFLSWGANAFVRTVLGLKAHDCTAGFRCYHREVLLNIDLNQIFSNGYSFLVEMLFRCQRLGYTVGEIPIIFANRERGESKISQREIYKAMYTVLRLFASRLLKRKRLAQVSVLPPVSDEVGRLENLAKETTPPSL, encoded by the coding sequence TTGGACGTTTGTGTAATTGTGCCAACTTACAATGAAAAGGAAAATATCACCGATTTGGTTGAACAAATTCTGGCGTTGGAAAACCTTAAGGCCAGAGTGATTATTGTTGATGATAACTCGCCGGACGGAACCGGGCAAATTGCGGAGGGGTTGGCGGCACAATATGGACGGGTGGGGGTAATTCACCGAGAGGGAAAGTTGGGCCTGGGCACGGCCTATATTGCGGGGTTCAAACAGGGTTTGGCTGAAGGCGCAGACCGTTTGATCACGATGGATGCCGACTTTTCGCACAGCCCCGCTTACCTGCCGGGTCTGGTGGCGCTGGCCGATCATTTTCACATTACCATTGGTTCGCGTTATATTCCTCAGGGTGGAGTGCGAAATTGGGGTTGGCGGCGCCGGTTTTTGAGCTGGGGAGCCAATGCTTTTGTACGCACAGTGCTGGGCTTGAAGGCGCATGATTGTACAGCCGGTTTTCGTTGTTACCACCGAGAGGTTTTGCTAAATATTGACCTGAACCAGATTTTCTCTAATGGCTACTCGTTTTTGGTGGAAATGTTATTTAGATGCCAGCGGCTAGGCTATACCGTAGGGGAAATTCCCATTATCTTTGCCAACCGAGAGCGGGGAGAGTCAAAAATATCTCAGCGAGAGATTTACAAGGCTATGTATACGGTGTTGCGGTTGTTTGCCAGCCGATTACTGAAACGGAAACGGTTGGCGCAGGTATCGGTATTGCCGCCGGTTTCTGACGAGGTGGGGCGCTTAGAAAATTTGGCTAAAGAAACAACTCCCCCTTCCTTGTAG